A single genomic interval of Carassius gibelio isolate Cgi1373 ecotype wild population from Czech Republic chromosome A22, carGib1.2-hapl.c, whole genome shotgun sequence harbors:
- the LOC127942587 gene encoding double-stranded RNA-specific editase 1-like, whose amino-acid sequence MNEGAGGRPRGQQKLCNLDVDEEKRMSSCSMDVKENRNLDNLSSKEVLGVGPHLANGNARGLSRKRPLEEGNKGHGHSRFRPKKRRKPQGPVLPKNALMQLNEIKPGLQYKLLSQTGPVHAPVFIMTIEVNGQLFEGSGPTKKKAKLDAAEKALRSFVQFPNASEAHLAMGRTLTVNTDFTSDQADFPDMLFNGFETPAPPEDPFYLSLGSNGSLCSLNGFDLPVVLKNNNGSYPPLQLPPALTTPPTGSGKNAVMILNELRPGLKYEFVAESGESHAKNFTMAVTVDSQMFQGSGRNKKLAKARAAQAALSGLFNMQLDQTPSRQPIPREGLQLHLPQVLADAVSRLVVEKFSELTDNFTSPHARRKVLAGVVMTTGTDVKDAQVICVSTGTKCINGEYMSDRGLALNDCHAEIIARRCLIRYLYSQLEYFLSDSTEEHEKSIFRWCSEHGYQLKDDIQFHLYISTSPCGDARIFSPHEAGVEDQGDRHPNRKARGQLRTKIESGEGTIPVRTSNTIQTWDGVLQGERLLTMSCSDKIARWNMIGVQGSLLSHFTEPIYFSSLILGSLYHADHLSRAVYQRIADMDDLPKPFALNRPLLSGISNTEARQPGKAPNFSINWTVGDQGLEIINATTGKDDLGRPSHLCKRALYSRWVGLHAKLSETLRIQGSRQGSYHDAKQAAVEYHNAKQTLFEAFYRAGLGAWVEKPIEQDQFSLTS is encoded by the exons ATGAATGAAG GAGCCGGTGGGCGGCCCAGGGGGCAGCAGAAGCTCTGCAATCTGGACGTGGATGAAGAGAAACGCATGA GTTCGTGTAGCATGGACGTTAAAGAAAACCGCAACCTGGACAACCTCTCCTCCAAAGAAGTGCTGGGGGTGGGGCCTCACTTAGCCAATGGGAATGCTCGGGGATTGAGCAGGAAGCGCCCATTGGAGGAGGGCAACAAAGGTCACGGACATTCCAGATTCCGGCCCAAGAAGCGCAGGAAACCGCAAGGGCCAGTCTTGCCGAAAAATGCTCTCATGCAACTGAACGAAATCAAACCGGGACTGCAGTACAAACTTCTGTCTCAGACGGGGCCGGTACACGCACCTGTGTTCATTATGACCATCGAGGTTAATGGACAGTTATTTGAGGGCTCAGGCCCAACGAAGAAAAAAGCCAAATTGGATGCAGCCGAAAAAGCACTACGCTCTTTCGTTCAGTTTCCAAATGCATCCGAAGCTCACCTCGCGATGGGCCGCACGCTGACTGTTAACACAGACTTCACCTCAGATCAAGCAGATTTCCCAGACATGCTATTTAATGGATTTGAGACACCCGCTCCACCTGAAGACCCCTTCTACCTGAGTCTTGGCAGCAATGGGTCTCTTTGCTCCCTAAACGGATTTGATTTGCCCGTGGTGCTGAAAAACAACAACGGGTCATATCCTCCCCTCCAACTACCCCCTGCACTCACAACGCCCCCTACAGGCAGTGGCAAAAACGCTGTCATGATCCTGAATGAGCTTCGGCCAGGTCTGAAGTATGAGTTTGTGGCTGAGAGCGGTGAAAGCCATGCCAAGAACTTTACAATGGCAGTTACCGTAGATAGTCAGATGTTCCAAGGCTCCGGACGGAATAAAAAGCTGGCGAAAGCGAGGGCGGCCCAAGCGGCTCTGTCAGGGCTTTTTAACATGCAACTGGACCAGACACCGTCCCGACAGCCAATCCCCAGAGAGGGACTTCAGCTACACCTGCCTCAG GTCCTCGCGGATGCTGTTTCCCGTTtagttgtggaaaagttcagtgAGCTGACGGATAACTTCACGTCTCCACATGCACGGCGGAAAGTCCTTGCGGGTGTTGTCATGACAACTG GTACGGATGTGAAGGATGCTCAGGTAATATGCGTCAGCACGGGAACCAAGTGTATAAATGGGGAGTACATGAGTGATCGAGGACTGGCCCTTAACGACTGCCACGCTGAGATCATCGCACGTCGCTGCCTCATCAGATACCTGTACAGTCAGCTGGAATACTTCCTCAG CGACAGCACTGAGGAACATGAGAAATCCATATTCAGATGGTGTAGTGAACATGGCTACCAGCTAAAAGACGATATTCAGTTCCATCTGTACATCAGCACATCGCCCTGCGGAGATGCCCGGATCTTTTCCCCTCACGAGGCTGGAGTCGAGg ACCAGGGTGACCGACATCCGAACCGCAAAGCCCGCGGACAACTGCGAACCAAGATTGAGTCTGGAGAAGGGACAATACCAGTTCGTACGAGTAACACCATTCAGACCTGGGATGGAGTGTTGCAGGGAGAACGACTGCTAACCATGTCGTGTAGTGACAAGATTGCCAG ATGGAACATGATCGGAGTGCAGGGGTCTCTTCTGAGTCACTTTACAGAACCCATCTATTTCTCCAGTTTAATTTTGGGAAGTCTGTACCACGCAGACCATCTTTCCAGAGCCGTGTACCAGCGCATTGCAGACATGGATGATTTGCCCAAACCATTTGCCCTCAACAGACCTCTTCTTAGTG GTATTAGTAACACAGAAGCAAGGCAACCTGGGAAAGCACCAAACTTCAGCATCAACTGGACAGTCGGAGATCAGGGTTTGGAGATCATTAATGCCACCACAGGAAAAGATGATCTCGGAAGACCGTCTCATCTCTGTAAACGCGCCCTTTATAGTCGCTGGGTCGGTCTACATGCCAAG CTCAGTGAAACTCTACGGATCCAAGGATCCCGGCAAGGCTCCTACCACGACGCAAAACAAGCAGCAGTGGAATATCACAATGCCAAACAGACTCTCTTCGAAGCTTTCTACAGAGCGGGACTTGGAGCATGGGTTGAAAAACCCATCGAACAAGACCAGTTTTCCCTTACCTCTTAA